A part of Clarias gariepinus isolate MV-2021 ecotype Netherlands chromosome 14, CGAR_prim_01v2, whole genome shotgun sequence genomic DNA contains:
- the prr15lb gene encoding proline-rich protein 15-like protein B: MADTAWWKLTFLKKKSKEPKVLYEIPAEYGSNTGNKELSNPPQSIDNAGSQLNAKLEKIVDRSAAKSRHVKVSNSGRFKEKKRVRSTLTENSSIFNEHNRTDENFAVEK, translated from the coding sequence ATGGCTGACACTGCCTGGTGGAAACTGACCTTCTTGAAGAAGAAGTCAAAGGAGCCCAAGGTCCTTTATGAAATCCCAGCTGAGTACGGAAGCAACACGGGAAATAAAGAGTTGTCCAACCCCCCACAAAGCATAGATAATGCAGGCAGTCAGCTAAATGCCAAGCTGGAAAAGATCGTGGACAGGTCTGCTGCCAAAAGCCGTCATGTCAAAGTCTCTAACTCTGGCCGTttcaaagagaaaaagagggttCGATCCACTTTGACTGAAAATTCCAGTATTTTCAACGAACACAACAGGACTGACGAAAACTTTGCAGTAGAGAAATAG